The proteins below come from a single Peromyscus leucopus breed LL Stock chromosome 13, UCI_PerLeu_2.1, whole genome shotgun sequence genomic window:
- the LOC114709325 gene encoding C-X-C chemokine receptor type 1-like — protein MAKAEYFFWTTPDNMTWDDFEKKFGNISGTPPTGDYFSPCKRVPITNRQALVVFYALVSLLSLLGNLLVMLVIWYRRRSCSVTDVYVLNLAVADLLFSLTLPFWAVSKWKGWIFGTPLCKMVSLVKEVNFFSGILLLACISVDRYLAIVHATRTLTRRRHLVKFLCLGIWGLSLILSLPFAIFRQAYTPYSSATICYEVLGEATTNFRIMLRGLSHTFGFLLPLLVMVCCYGFTLRMLFKARTGRKHRAMWVIFVVVLVFLLCWLPYNLVLLSDTLLGTGWIEDTCKRRNDIDQALYVTEILALSHSCLNPVIYAFVGQNFRHEFLKILANCGLVRKEFLTHRHAAFHASHTVC, from the coding sequence ATGGCCAAAGCTGAATATTTCTTCTGGACTACTCCTGACAATATGACGTGGGATGACTTCGAGAAAAAATTTGGAAATATCAGCGGGACGCCACCCACTGGAGATTATTTCAGCCCTTGTAAGAGGGTTCCAATAACCAACAGGCAGGCTCTAGTTGTCTTTTATGCGCTGGTGTCCCTGTTGAGCTTGCTGGGAAACTTGCTGGTGATGCTAGTCATCTGGTACAGGCGAAGGAGCTGCTCTGTTACTGACGTCTACGTGCTGAACCTCGCCGTGGCCGACCTTCTCTTCTCGTTGACCCTGCCCTTCTGGGCTGTCTCCAAATGGAAAGGCTGGATTTTTGGCACTCCTCTGTGCAAGATGGTCTCACTCGTGAAGGAAGTCAATTTCTTCAGTGGCATCCTGCTACTGGCCTGCATCAGTGTGGACCGCTACCTGGCCATCGTCCATGCGACACGCACACTGACCCGAAGGCGCCACTTGGTTAAGTTCCTATGCCTGGGCATCTGGGGTCTGTCTTTGATTCTGTCCCTGCCCTTTGCCATTTTCCGCCAGGCATACACACCCTACAGTTCTGCCACAATCTGCTACGAGGTCCTGGGTGAGGCCACTACAAATTTTCGGATCATGTTGCGTGGCCTGTCCCACACGTTCGGCTTCCTCCTGCCACTGCTGGTCATGGTGTGCTGCTACGGGTTCACGCTGCGCATGCTCTTTAAGGCCCGCACGGGGCGGAAGCATCGGGCGATGTGGGTCATCTTCGTTGTTGTGCTTGTCTTCCTGCTCTGCTGGCTGCCCTACAACCTGGTCCTGCTCTCGGACACTCTCTTAGGAACCGGCTGGATTGAGGACACCTGCAAGCGCCGCAACGACATTGACCAGGCCCTGTATGTCACCGAGATCCTGGCCCTTTCTCACAGTTGCCTCAACCCCGTCATCTATGCCTTCGTTGGCCAAAATTTTCGCCACGAGTTCCTCAAGATCCTTGCTAACTGCGGCCTGGTTCGCAAGGAGTTCTTGACACATCGTCATGCTGCCTTTCACGCATCTCACACTGTCtgttaa